From the genome of Sporomusa sphaeroides DSM 2875:
GCCCGGCCCGATTCCTAACGCCAGCGGCAGCATACCGAAAATCATTGCCGCGGTTGTCATGATAATCGGGCGCATCCGCTGGATGGCTGCTTCGACTAAGGCCTGGTTGCGTTCCACGCCTTGTTCACGACGCTGTTTGGCGAAATCCACCAGCAGGATGGCGTTCTTGGTAACCAAGCCCATCAGCATAATAATACCGATGAGGGACATCATACTGAGTTCACTGCCCATAACCAGCAGGCCGATGATGGCACCGATTATGGCTAACGGCAAGGCCAGCATAATGGAAAAAGGATCAAGGTAGCTTTCAAACTGGGCTGCCAGGACAAAGAAGATAAACAACACTGCCATGCCCAGCGCCAGGACCATGCTGCTAAAAACGTCATTCATGGATTCCGTCTGACCGGTAGCCACAAATTGATAGCCTTCCGGCATATCAATTTCAGCCGCTTTTTTCTCAAACGCAGAGTTAAATTCGCCCAAAGTGATTCCGCTTAAGTTAGCCGAAATGGTAATTTGCTGCTGATTGTCATAACGTTTGATTTGGGCCGGACTGGTGGCATAGACAGTGTCAGTCACCTGTGACACCGGCACCATGACGGCCTGGCCGGCCTCATCGCGCGCCGTTCCTGACAGGTATACCTTGTTGACATTGCCCAAACTGCGCCGCTCTTCCGGATCTAAAATGACCCTGACATCATGTGAGTCGTCACCGTCCTTGTACTGGGTAACAACCTTACCGTTAAACATGGTCTGCAAGGTATCGGCAATGCTGGCTGACGAAATACCCAAGTCAGCCGCCCGGTCACGATTCACGATGAATTGGGCGTCAGGGTTGCCGGGTTCATAGCTTGACGATACTTCGACGGCTCCCGGAATGCCGGCAACCGCTTGCTGTACCTGCTCGGCAATCATCGCCAGGGTATCCAGCGACTGCCCCTGAATAACCAGCGACACCGGTTTGCCGCCTGACAGGCCTGACTGTTTCATGACACTGATATCGGCACCGGGAATATCCTTGAGCTGTTGACGCAGGCCGGCAATAATTTCGTTATCGCTGATACTGCGTTCACTTTTCGGCACAAGCTGGCTAAAAATACTAATCTCTCTGGTATTAGCCACACTATAGGTCATTTCAACTTCAGGAATGGCGCCGATAATTTGCGACATGGCATCAGCCATATCACCTACGGCAGCCACACTCATTCCCGGATCGACAGTAGCCGTTACGGTAAATTCCCCGTTATCGGCATCCGGCACAAAGGTTGTACCCAGCAGCGGTGTGAGCAGCAGGCTGCCGACAAATAGAACTGCCGCTGCCAGCAGCACTTTGCCGCGGTGACCCAGAGCCTGACGCAAAAACTCACCATATTTGGCGGTTAATTCGTCAAATTTCCCATTCCAGGTCAGCCAGGCCTGGCTTAATTTACCGGTACCCTTAATGGACGCGTGATTCAAATATTTAGACGACAGCATGGGTGTTAAGGTAAAGGCCACAAATAAGGAAACCAACACACTGGCTGCCACGGTAATACCGAACTCTTTAAAGAACTGACCGACAATACCGCTCATCATGCCCACCGGCAGGAATACCGCCACCAGGGTAAAGGTAGTGGCCATAACCGCCAGCCCGATTTCGGCTGTTCCCTCCAGCGCAGCCGTCATTTTGTCTTTACCCATTTCGAGATGGCGCACAATATTTTCAATAACGACGATGGCATCGTCAATCAACAAGCCAACCGCCAACGACAGCGCCAACAGTGACATGGTGTTAAGGGAAAAGCCCAGCGCCTTCATAACCACGAAGGAAGCGATAACGGAAACAGGAATGGTTATGCCGGAAATGATGGTGCTCCGCCAGTTTCCCAGGAACAAAAACACAATGGCGACAGCCAGAACACCGCCGACCACAAGGTTAAACTGCACATCCTCCACCGATTCCTCGATGGTCTTGGAGTTATCGCGAACCACCACCAAATCAACTCCGGACGGCAGCTCTTTTTTGATCGTCTCCAATTCTTTCTTGACAACAGCTACTGTTTTTACGGTATTGCTGCCTGATTGCTTCATAATGTCAATACCAAGAGCCGGTGTACCGTTTACCTTGGTAAGGGTCTCAACCTCTGCGGTTGTATCTTTGACGTCAGCGATGTTTTTCAAATATAGCTGAACACCGCCGCGTGAGGCCACCGGAACAGTAAGAAACTGACTGGTTTCGTTGATTTTCCCTACCGCTCTAAGGTCGGTCTTGCGTTGACCATCGGTTATCTTACCGCCGGGAGAATCAATATTTTCATTTCTTAGACTGTTTAGTACCTCTGGAATCGTAAGGCCGTAAGCCGACATTTGGTTATTATCCAGGTGAATCTGAATTTCCCGCTCCAGGGCACCTTTCAGTTCAACAGCGG
Proteins encoded in this window:
- a CDS encoding efflux RND transporter permease subunit; the protein is MKLTEISIKRPVFATVIILALVVIGMVSYMSLDVDQYPSVEIPVVAVQVLYPGAAPEQVESKITKEVEDAVGVVAGVDHIMSTVSEGVSTTIIQFTMDTNADSAAQSVRDKLGTLQAKLPDEAKTPTVLRFDPDDTPIMSIALTGNLSQRELTILAEDLLEKRLQAVNGVAAVELKGALEREIQIHLDNNQMSAYGLTIPEVLNSLRNENIDSPGGKITDGQRKTDLRAVGKINETSQFLTVPVASRGGVQLYLKNIADVKDTTAEVETLTKVNGTPALGIDIMKQSGSNTVKTVAVVKKELETIKKELPSGVDLVVVRDNSKTIEESVEDVQFNLVVGGVLAVAIVFLFLGNWRSTIISGITIPVSVIASFVVMKALGFSLNTMSLLALSLAVGLLIDDAIVVIENIVRHLEMGKDKMTAALEGTAEIGLAVMATTFTLVAVFLPVGMMSGIVGQFFKEFGITVAASVLVSLFVAFTLTPMLSSKYLNHASIKGTGKLSQAWLTWNGKFDELTAKYGEFLRQALGHRGKVLLAAAVLFVGSLLLTPLLGTTFVPDADNGEFTVTATVDPGMSVAAVGDMADAMSQIIGAIPEVEMTYSVANTREISIFSQLVPKSERSISDNEIIAGLRQQLKDIPGADISVMKQSGLSGGKPVSLVIQGQSLDTLAMIAEQVQQAVAGIPGAVEVSSSYEPGNPDAQFIVNRDRAADLGISSASIADTLQTMFNGKVVTQYKDGDDSHDVRVILDPEERRSLGNVNKVYLSGTARDEAGQAVMVPVSQVTDTVYATSPAQIKRYDNQQQITISANLSGITLGEFNSAFEKKAAEIDMPEGYQFVATGQTESMNDVFSSMVLALGMAVLFIFFVLAAQFESYLDPFSIMLALPLAIIGAIIGLLVMGSELSMMSLIGIIMLMGLVTKNAILLVDFAKQRREQGVERNQALVEAAIQRMRPIIMTTAAMIFGMLPLALGIGPGAEARAPMAHAIIGGLVTSTILTLVVVPVVYTVFDDIQQGKFSLKKVFRKA